TAGTAGAACTGGTTGCTATGGAAACTGTGTCCGGTTATGACACCGTCCTCGATTTTCACCTGCGGCCTGGATGCAATCTGCCCCGGCACCTGAAATATATGAAACCTGTCAATCGGTATCTCGGCGAATTCCTTCGCGGAGAGCTTTCGTATCAGGTACTCCACGCTACCGGTGGCAGCCTCTCCGCCGTCAACCCACCCGCTGATACCGCAGACCATAACAGGACGCCTGAGACCGGGTCTCTCGGTGATAATCACATTTTCTGGTTGTTCCATATTGCCCCTCTCCGCGGTCTCACAACCCATCCGCTTCGGCAGGAACCGGTCCGACTATATATCCGATACAATATGATATCCTAATTCTATACCCTGACGCATCCCATAGTCCAGATTGCATGCTCGTTCAGGTGATTGGTAACAGGCCAAGGTTCTAGTGTAGTGTCTTACAAATGCCTTTACAGTCCCTGTCATTCTAGCAAGCCTATGAAAAACCCTTTCGACCATACCCCTGACCCCCTTCCTGTCCAGGAAGAGCCTTCCTACCGAGGAAGGGGGGAAAGATTATATCTGGGGGACACCGGCAGAATCTCGTTTCGGATTCTGCTAACGTCATTCTGTAAGAATGACGCCCAGACACCCCTGCCAAAAGGAGCGCCTCTCAGAAGAGGCGGGGCCCCTAAGAAGGGGCGAAGCCCCTCTGGACTCCCCTTTTTCATCACCCTGTTAGACTCGATCCGGGATACGTGTTTGCCCCCTGGATTCCAGCCTGCGCCGGAATGGCATCAACATCCATCATACGTAAAGATATATACGAGACACTACACTAGCCTGTCATTGCGAGCCGAACCTCCGAGTTGAGCGAGGAGGTGGGCGCGGCAATCTCGTTCTCACCGTGAGATTGCGCGCCACTTGGGTCAGTGGCGCTTCACCAAACTCCTCGCAATGACATTCCCTGAAGCAGACCGGACCCGTATAGCTTCTGAAGTGTCACCGGCCTATGTGAACGAGACCAGGATTGCCGCTATGTACCTGCCTTACCGGCATGCAAGAAACGATTCTTCAGCAGTACAGCAAAATCAGACCCTGGCATGGACTTATTTTGATGTGTAACATAAATACGCGTATACTGAAGGCTACCATAGTCGCACCGCAGCACAGGCAATCGCTGCCGGGAGATATCGCCGAGAACAGAAAGGGGTACTGATAATGAACAGCAACTTCCCGGGACTTTTCGCACCGGGCCGGATAGGCCGGATGGAACTGAAGAACCGAATCGTGATGCCGCCGATGGGAACCGGCTACGGGGCGGAGGGGGGTTACGTCAGCCAGCGGCTTATCGATTACCATGAAGCACGGGCCAGGGGCGGCGTGGGCCTGATTATCACCGAGGTTACCGCACCATCACTGCAGTGCCAGGCTTCCAGTTACCTGCTTACTCTGGGGGATGACAGCCATATACCGGGCTTCAGGGACCTTGCCGATGCGGTCCACCGCCACGGTGCCAAACTCGCCGTCCAGTTACAGCATTCCAGTTGGGAAATCAGGGACGGCTCTCCGATACAGGTCGGTCCGTCACCCGTCATGGTACCGGCGCGTGTCATGGGCATCTCAGGCAAGCCAACCCACGAACTGACTACCGGCGAGATTGCCCGAATAGTAGAATGGTTCGCCAGCGCAACGCGGCGGGCAAAGGAAGCCGGTTGCGACGGCGTTGAGTTACACGGCGCCCACCAGTACCTGGTCGCTTCGTTCCTCTCCGCGTCCACCAACCAGCGCCAGGACGAGTACGGTGGTACGGCTGAAAAAAGGGCAAGGTTCCTGGTCGAGATTATCAGGGCCACCAGGGAGGCGGCAGGGCCTGAGTTCCCCATCTGGCCACGGCTCAACGGCCAGGAGTTCGGTATCGAGAACGGCGTCACCATCGAAGAGACCGAGCAGATAGTACCGATGCTGGTCGAAGCCGGTGCCCAGGCGATACACGTATCGGGATACGGTGCCGGTTCCTCGGCCATACGGGCACCGATATCGGACCGACCGGGATTTCTGGTGCCACTTGCCGAGAGGGTGAAGAAGACCACGCAGGTACCCGTAATCGCCGTGGGCAGGCTCGATGCCGAGCTGGGAGAGAGTGTCCTGGCAGAGGGCAAGGCCGACTTCATCGCCATCGGCAGACGCCTCATGGCCGACCCCGAGTTACCCAACAAAGCCGCCGAGGGACGATTTAGTGAAATCACCCCCTGCATCAACTGCATGGACTGCATCGAACGTCCGGTATCAGAGGGACGCGGTTGCGCCTGTGCCGTCAACGCCGCCATGGGACATGAAAGGGAATACGAAATCACGCCCGCCTCTCAAGTGAAGAAAGTGGTGGTGGTTGGCGGGGGGCCGGCGGGAATGGAAGCCGCCAGGGTTGCTGCCCGTAGAGGCCACCGCGTGGTGCTGTTTGAGGAAGACCCCACCGTTGGAGGACAGCTCACGATAGCCGCCCTGCCACCCTACAAAGAGGACATTGCCCTGTTGATAAAATATATGTCCGACCGACTGGCAGAGGCCGGCGTCGATGTCCGCGTCAGCACAGAAGCAACCCCTGAGGCAATTGCGGAGGTCGGACCGGATACCGTGGTCATTGCCACCGGCGGCCTGCCGATAGTGCCGGATATCCCCGGTATAGAAGGAGCAAACGTTGCCACTGCCCAGGATGTACTCTCCGGGAGAGCTACCGCAGGACAGAACGTGGTCATCATCGGTGGAGGGATGGTCGGCTGTGAGACCGGACACTTCCTGGTGGAGCAAGGTAAAACGGTTACTATTATTGAAATGCTGAAGAGGATGGCCGCAGATGTCTCCCCGATGGTCAGACGACGCCTCATGGATGGCCTGAGAGAGAAGAGCGTATCCCTGCATACTCAGGTAACCTGCGAAGAGATACATGACGATGCCGTAACGGTCACAACTGCTGAAGGCGAAAAGCAGACGATATCGGCGGACTCCGTAGTGATAGCCGTCGGTTACAGGCCGAATGACGAGCTTAGCAGAGCCCTTGAAGACAAGGTGCCCGAAATCCTCCGTATCGGGGATTCCGCCGAGCCGCGGCGAATCAGGGAAGCTATCGATGACGGCTATCGAACCGGTCTGTCTCTGTGAGGTCAAGCACCGACGTAGTTCCTAGTCGAACCCGTACCATTCGGTTACATTATCAAGGGGCTCCCTCTCGGAAGTGAACCGGTCCGTCGGGGACTCCGGGTCAGGGTAGCCGATGGCTATCCCGAGGACAATCAGCTTTGAATCCGGTATTTCCAGCACGTTCCTCAGGACATCCGGGTACATGACCGCCTGGATTGCCGGGATGGTCCCCAGGCCGTACTCCACGGCAAGGAGCATGATGTTCTGTGCAACCAAGCCGCAGTCAAACACCGGCCAGACGTTCAAGCCCCCTTCCTGCGAGTAGAAGGTACGGTCGGTGTAGATATAGATGACCACCGGGGCCTCGAACAGCTTCAACCCCTGCAACCCCCACCATGCTCTCTTCTCACGGTCCTCCCGGCCAATATCCATTATCTCGAAGAGCTTCCGGCCCACGGCACGGCGACGGCCGTCGAACGGTTCGGGGAATCCGGTCGGAGCCGCCAGGTCCGGGTTTGTCGGTTCTGTTGCCTGTGCCTTCTCCACGAAAGCCTGCCGAATCTCTTCCAGTTTCCCCCCGCGCACGATGGCGAACTCCCAGGGCTGGGTGTTCGCCCACGAAGGGGCGCGCAGGGCAACCTCTATTATCTTCCTCAGGGTCTCTTCCGGTACGGTATCCGGCTTGAAGCCCCTGATGCTCTTCCGCTGACGGATTGCTTCAACCACGTCCATTTACTGGCTACCTCCTCCTGTTAGTCTCCGGCATTCCCAGGCCGTCCATCATGACAACCCGGCAGGGATACTATCCGGTGATAGACAATGTAAGTGGCCCGGCCCCTTTTGTCAAGGAACCGGACCATATCTTTTCAACGACGGGGGCATGGGAGGTAATATCGGTCTTCGCCAGACCCTACTTCACAACGACAGTCAGCGTGAATGTCCACTCACCCTTCTCGCCACCTTCCCACGGGCGACTGTATTCCATGGATACTTCGGTGGTGCCTTTCCTGAGTGTCTCGAAGGTCCACTGTTGCTGGCCTGCGGCCCCGGGAGCGGGGGGTTCACCATCTTTTTCCCCGGGCGCAATGAACTCGTGGCCTGTCTGGCGCAAGATACCCTTGTCACTGACCTGCGCTGGTTCTACCCATTGGAAACCCGTAGAAGCGTTGGAACACAGAGTCACCGTGAACGTCTCGCCAATGCCGACTTCCACCTGCTTGCTGAGGTGCTGTTGCTCCATGAAATCATCGCAGGATACCTCCACAGTCACCACCCCCGAGGAGCAGGCTCCCAGTAGCAGCGGGATAGTTATCAGTGTGCATACGGTGGCCAATCTTACAGTCATTTTCGCTTCTCCTTTGCAGTTCTGTTTTCCTCTCCACTTGAATCATACGATGCGACGGTAAGAGTATCACACAAACAGTGGACTTCGACAGATACACCGAGAGGCAGACGGTTCCGGCCTGGCTCTCCTATTTATACCATACCCCCACAACCACACCAACATGGACCGGAGCAGCAACGCCTACTGCCTGTCACCCCGCATGGCCCGGAGCAGGTCCGGCTCCGCCTCCTTGCCCATGAGACCATATAGGAAAATCCGAGAGAAGTCACGGAACAGGCTGTCATCCTCTATGAGCCTGATGTAGAGATCGGGACGCCTATCTGCCAGACTGCGGAACATCTCGACATAGAGAAGTATCGCCTCTGGAGTCATGTCAGGACGAATGAAACCCTCCTGCTTGCCCTCAGCAATAAGGTCCATCCATAGCTGGGCAATACTGCCCTGCATCTCCGCATCCACAAACTGCCTGATTTCCGGGTCGGTAGAGAGAATAGTCTGCAGCAGTTCACCATGATAGGCATGGCGCATCTCGCCTTTCTGAAACAGCATCTGCTCCCACCGCTCCAGATAGGGACGGTCACTGTAGATGATTGCCTTGTATTCGGACACTATTGTTGCCAGAAGCCACTTCACCACATCACGTATCAGTCCCTGCTTGCTGCCAAAATGGTTATATATCGTCACCGGTGATACCCCGGCCTTAGCCGCGATGTCGTTCACGCTAACCTTCTTCGTGCCGAAGCTCTTAAAAAGC
Above is a genomic segment from Dehalococcoidales bacterium containing:
- a CDS encoding TetR/AcrR family transcriptional regulator, whose product is MVSDMNGFERRKEQKRESIRHAALELFKSFGTKKVSVNDIAAKAGVSPVTIYNHFGSKQGLIRDVVKWLLATIVSEYKAIIYSDRPYLERWEQMLFQKGEMRHAYHGELLQTILSTDPEIRQFVDAEMQGSIAQLWMDLIAEGKQEGFIRPDMTPEAILLYVEMFRSLADRRPDLYIRLIEDDSLFRDFSRIFLYGLMGKEAEPDLLRAMRGDRQ
- a CDS encoding protease inhibitor I42 family protein, with protein sequence MTVRLATVCTLITIPLLLGACSSGVVTVEVSCDDFMEQQHLSKQVEVGIGETFTVTLCSNASTGFQWVEPAQVSDKGILRQTGHEFIAPGEKDGEPPAPGAAGQQQWTFETLRKGTTEVSMEYSRPWEGGEKGEWTFTLTVVVK
- a CDS encoding FAD-dependent oxidoreductase translates to MNSNFPGLFAPGRIGRMELKNRIVMPPMGTGYGAEGGYVSQRLIDYHEARARGGVGLIITEVTAPSLQCQASSYLLTLGDDSHIPGFRDLADAVHRHGAKLAVQLQHSSWEIRDGSPIQVGPSPVMVPARVMGISGKPTHELTTGEIARIVEWFASATRRAKEAGCDGVELHGAHQYLVASFLSASTNQRQDEYGGTAEKRARFLVEIIRATREAAGPEFPIWPRLNGQEFGIENGVTIEETEQIVPMLVEAGAQAIHVSGYGAGSSAIRAPISDRPGFLVPLAERVKKTTQVPVIAVGRLDAELGESVLAEGKADFIAIGRRLMADPELPNKAAEGRFSEITPCINCMDCIERPVSEGRGCACAVNAAMGHEREYEITPASQVKKVVVVGGGPAGMEAARVAARRGHRVVLFEEDPTVGGQLTIAALPPYKEDIALLIKYMSDRLAEAGVDVRVSTEATPEAIAEVGPDTVVIATGGLPIVPDIPGIEGANVATAQDVLSGRATAGQNVVIIGGGMVGCETGHFLVEQGKTVTIIEMLKRMAADVSPMVRRRLMDGLREKSVSLHTQVTCEEIHDDAVTVTTAEGEKQTISADSVVIAVGYRPNDELSRALEDKVPEILRIGDSAEPRRIREAIDDGYRTGLSL
- a CDS encoding nitroreductase; protein product: MDVVEAIRQRKSIRGFKPDTVPEETLRKIIEVALRAPSWANTQPWEFAIVRGGKLEEIRQAFVEKAQATEPTNPDLAAPTGFPEPFDGRRRAVGRKLFEIMDIGREDREKRAWWGLQGLKLFEAPVVIYIYTDRTFYSQEGGLNVWPVFDCGLVAQNIMLLAVEYGLGTIPAIQAVMYPDVLRNVLEIPDSKLIVLGIAIGYPDPESPTDRFTSEREPLDNVTEWYGFD